A window from uncultured Desulfobacter sp. encodes these proteins:
- a CDS encoding Hsp20/alpha crystallin family protein — MNIKKFAPWNWFKKQDNENGIIRNDYNISVEIPGVSDKEISIEVIGNAIVIRGEKKHTHEDKHKNYYRIEKSYASFQRTLPLPMDADQSRIDAKFKNGILKISIPRSKPPKRHPNQIEVKYA; from the coding sequence ATGAATATTAAAAAATTTGCACCATGGAACTGGTTTAAAAAACAAGACAATGAGAACGGAATCATTCGAAACGATTACAATATTTCCGTGGAAATTCCTGGTGTCAGTGATAAAGAGATCAGCATTGAAGTGATCGGTAATGCGATTGTCATCCGTGGTGAAAAAAAGCATACCCATGAAGATAAGCATAAAAACTACTACCGGATCGAAAAAAGCTACGCATCATTCCAGCGCACATTGCCATTACCCATGGATGCGGATCAATCACGGATTGACGCAAAATTTAAAAACGGCATATTGAAAATAAGCATACCCAGGTCCAAACCACCAAAGCGCCACCCAAACCAGATTGAGGTAAAATATGCCTGA
- a CDS encoding Hsp20/alpha crystallin family protein, whose product MTDRKDIAKTENKNVEKTRELRTATPSVDIYENENEILLYADMPGVHKDDVTVNIENGKLFISGVRRLDHQGVSTWEEFVDIEYIRSFSIPQTINVEDVEAKLKDGVLTLHLPKSEAAKPRLVEIKAA is encoded by the coding sequence ATGACTGACAGAAAAGATATCGCCAAAACCGAAAACAAAAATGTTGAGAAAACCCGTGAACTGAGAACCGCCACCCCGTCCGTGGACATTTATGAAAATGAAAATGAAATCCTGCTTTATGCGGATATGCCCGGGGTTCACAAGGATGATGTCACGGTCAACATCGAAAACGGCAAGCTCTTCATCTCCGGTGTCCGCCGGCTTGATCACCAGGGCGTGTCAACCTGGGAGGAATTTGTGGACATTGAATATATCAGAAGCTTTTCCATCCCCCAAACCATTAACGTAGAAGATGTGGAAGCCAAGCTCAAAGACGGCGTGCTCACCCTGCATCTGCCCAAATCCGAAGCAGCCAAACCCAGACTGGTTGAAATCAAAGCTGCCTAA
- a CDS encoding Hsp20/alpha crystallin family protein produces MFARMNEIDRMFGAMDLLRTKMDRLFTEMDGPRLHGPAYALGSNSPRTNLLENGDGFEVRAELPGISKDDISIKIQGNYLEISGKRTIETPEGYKARRNERSASTFSRSFTLPDEVDAEKVNASLKDGVLYLTLPKSEAAKPRQITIN; encoded by the coding sequence CATGGATCTGCTCCGCACCAAAATGGACAGACTCTTCACTGAAATGGACGGACCTCGCCTGCACGGACCTGCATATGCATTAGGTTCCAATTCACCCAGAACCAATCTTCTGGAAAATGGTGACGGATTTGAAGTTCGGGCAGAACTTCCCGGGATCTCAAAAGATGATATCAGTATTAAAATCCAGGGCAATTACCTTGAAATCAGCGGAAAACGCACCATTGAAACACCCGAAGGGTATAAGGCCCGCAGAAATGAAAGATCTGCCAGCACATTCTCACGCAGCTTTACCCTGCCCGATGAGGTTGATGCGGAAAAAGTAAATGCCTCGCTCAAAGACGGCGTTTTGTATCTGACACTGCCCAAATCAGAGGCGGCAAAACCCAGACAGATCACCATCAACTAA
- a CDS encoding class I SAM-dependent methyltransferase gives MDQSKPKGAGKSSFELINTDILKTRLPIRQGSVILDLACGKGLYSQFLSDLTGPSGLVYAVDLWEEGLQMLEEEARKKGDANILTIKADATREINIDDHSLDLCLMATVLHDFKEMNAEQTVLKQVLSLLKPGGCLAVIEFKKMDGPPGPPEHIRLSQEETEKLVTGAGFKKINTADLGDYNYLTTFRAPK, from the coding sequence ATGGACCAGTCAAAACCCAAAGGTGCAGGCAAAAGCAGCTTTGAACTGATTAACACGGACATCTTAAAAACAAGGCTGCCGATTCGCCAGGGTTCGGTGATTCTGGACCTGGCCTGTGGTAAAGGACTGTACTCTCAATTTTTATCAGATCTGACGGGGCCCTCCGGCCTGGTCTATGCCGTTGATCTATGGGAAGAAGGGCTTCAAATGCTCGAAGAAGAAGCCAGGAAAAAAGGGGATGCCAATATTTTAACCATCAAGGCGGATGCCACCAGGGAAATAAATATCGATGATCATAGCCTGGACCTCTGCCTGATGGCCACAGTGCTGCATGATTTCAAGGAAATGAACGCCGAGCAGACAGTTTTAAAACAAGTTCTCAGTCTTCTTAAACCCGGGGGATGTCTGGCAGTCATTGAATTCAAAAAAATGGATGGGCCTCCCGGCCCGCCGGAACACATACGCCTGTCCCAGGAAGAGACCGAAAAACTGGTGACTGGGGCGGGGTTTAAAAAGATAAACACTGCGGATCTCGGTGACTACAACTATCTGACAACATTCCGCGCACCGAAATAA
- a CDS encoding tetratricopeptide repeat-containing glycosyltransferase family protein has translation MSVLELLNEAVACHTAGNLQKAEQIYLQILDQEPDHPDATHFMGVLAYNAGNNEAAIAYLKKAIEMMPSNAGCFNNMGNVFQQQERYLESVKWYEMAVRINPGHKMAHNNIAVAYLHLGDLDNALMFVKKSLALDPKYADAYNNQCEIFRAMGDNDKALAAVNKALGIDPNIVSAHWNRALIWLSMGNYKDGWSEYEWRWHRPTTQNRSFSHGKAWQGEDIKGKTLFVYEEQGLGDTLQFIRYLPMLRNLGARVVFETGPALIRLVGQNRVYDRLLVGLKDVDTRPVDRFDFHIPLLSLPHILKTTIETIPNKTPYLMADPALCRIWKNRLPKDDSFKVGLVWAGRPMHKNDSNRSVPLRLFETLGKVEGVSFYSLQKEKHEKWTDMESLKLFEKDLGPEISDFADTAAIMEDLDLIISVDTSVVHLAGAMGKSVWTLVPFAPDFRWLLDRDDSPWYPTMRLFRQSAHNEWTPVIEQISFALEQLVANGN, from the coding sequence ATGTCCGTACTTGAATTGCTTAATGAAGCAGTTGCCTGCCATACCGCAGGTAACTTGCAGAAGGCCGAACAGATCTATCTTCAGATACTTGATCAGGAACCTGATCATCCTGATGCGACGCATTTTATGGGTGTGCTGGCCTACAATGCCGGGAACAATGAGGCAGCCATTGCTTATCTAAAAAAAGCCATAGAAATGATGCCGTCAAATGCCGGATGTTTTAACAATATGGGCAATGTTTTCCAGCAGCAGGAACGTTACCTGGAGTCGGTTAAGTGGTATGAGATGGCTGTCAGGATAAATCCCGGGCATAAAATGGCCCATAATAATATTGCTGTGGCGTATCTTCATCTTGGCGACCTGGATAATGCCCTTATGTTTGTCAAAAAGTCGCTGGCGCTGGATCCGAAATATGCGGACGCATATAACAACCAATGTGAAATTTTCAGGGCCATGGGAGACAATGACAAGGCACTTGCTGCCGTTAATAAAGCGCTTGGCATTGATCCCAACATAGTCAGCGCACACTGGAACCGTGCGCTTATCTGGCTGTCGATGGGAAATTATAAAGATGGATGGTCGGAATATGAGTGGCGGTGGCACCGGCCGACGACGCAAAACCGGTCCTTTTCCCATGGCAAGGCCTGGCAGGGTGAGGATATCAAGGGAAAAACTTTGTTCGTCTATGAGGAGCAGGGGCTGGGGGATACCCTGCAATTCATCCGCTATCTTCCGATGCTCCGGAATCTGGGGGCCCGGGTTGTTTTTGAAACCGGTCCGGCCTTGATCCGGCTGGTGGGGCAAAATCGGGTGTATGACCGGCTCCTTGTCGGGTTGAAAGATGTGGATACCCGGCCCGTGGATCGGTTTGATTTCCATATTCCGCTTTTGTCTTTGCCGCATATATTGAAAACGACAATAGAGACCATCCCGAATAAAACTCCCTATTTGATGGCTGATCCGGCACTTTGCCGTATCTGGAAAAACAGACTGCCCAAAGATGATTCGTTTAAAGTCGGCCTTGTCTGGGCCGGCCGCCCGATGCATAAAAATGACAGTAACCGGTCCGTTCCGTTGCGTCTGTTTGAAACCCTTGGCAAAGTTGAAGGGGTCTCTTTTTACAGTCTTCAAAAAGAAAAACATGAAAAATGGACCGACATGGAGAGTCTGAAGCTTTTTGAAAAGGATCTGGGACCCGAAATTTCAGATTTTGCCGACACTGCGGCCATTATGGAGGATTTGGATCTTATTATATCCGTTGATACGTCGGTGGTTCACCTGGCCGGCGCCATGGGCAAGTCCGTATGGACACTTGTTCCCTTTGCACCGGATTTCCGCTGGCTGCTCGACCGGGATGACAGCCCCTGGTATCCAACGATGCGCCTGTTCAGACAATCCGCTCACAATGAATGGACACCTGTGATTGAACAAATCTCTTTTGCCCTTGAACAATTGGTGGCCAATGGAAATTGA